The Oscillatoria acuminata PCC 6304 genomic interval GGGCCGCCCCATCAAAGATTTGCAAATCTTCAGGACCAAACCGGCGTCCCAGGGTCATCACTTCCAGTAAATCGGGGTTTTCATACGCCATATCTGCTTCAGACAGGTGTCCAAAGGCTTCATGAACGAACAACCCGGATAGAATGGGGTCAATGACCACCTGGTAAGTGTTACCTTTGACCGAAGGCAGGGAGAGGGCTTCTACCGCTCTTTGGGCGGCCCCCCGCACTTGGGTATCAAGCTGGATTAAATCTTCGTACGCTTTCCGGGACCCGGTGGTTTCCCGTCCAGTTTGGACCGTTTCCCCATTGCGTGCAGTGGCGGCAAAGCGCATTTCCATATCTACCCAAGACTGTTCTAGGATTGTGCCTTCCGAGGTAAACAGGAGGATGCGTTGAGCGCTGTCACTGTAGCGCACCGAGGTGGTGGTGATGCGCGGGTCAACTTGACGGAGGATATCCGTATAGCGATCGCACAATCTCTTTTTGTCGATAATCGGAATCTTTCTAGGGTCAGTGCCGGTAAGTAAGAGTTCACAGGTAATTTGTACCGGGTCCACCGGGGCTAAAATCGTTTCTTCATCCCCAACTAATCGCGCTGCGGCGATCGCTTCCTCGATTCGTTCTGCCAGTCCCGCCAGTTGATTAAAACTGGCAAAGCCCCAACCCCCTTGATAGCAAGCGCGGACTTGTCCCCCAATCGAGACTCCCTCACTTAGGGTTTCAATCTTTTCACCGCGCAAAAAGATATCGGTGCCTTCCGCTTCTTCTAGGCGAATTGCTAAATAATCAACCCGGGAGGCATAACGAGCAATTAGTTCAGCTAATAAATTTT includes:
- a CDS encoding TldD/PmbA family protein, with amino-acid sequence MSTLLADAKNLLAELIARYASRVDYLAIRLEEAEGTDIFLRGEKIETLSEGVSIGGQVRACYQGGWGFASFNQLAGLAERIEEAIAAARLVGDEETILAPVDPVQITCELLLTGTDPRKIPIIDKKRLCDRYTDILRQVDPRITTTSVRYSDSAQRILLFTSEGTILEQSWVDMEMRFAATARNGETVQTGRETTGSRKAYEDLIQLDTQVRGAAQRAVEALSLPSVKGNTYQVVIDPILSGLFVHEAFGHLSEADMAYENPDLLEVMTLGRRFGPEDLQIFDGAAPPGHRGSYLYDDEGTPATTTQLIKDGVLVGRLHSRETAGKLEETATGNARCLNYHYPPIVRMTNTWIERGKTPVQDLFTDIQEGVYARNWLGGMTNGEMFTFSAGEAWMIRKGQLAEPVRDVTLSGNVFSTLADIEAIGDDFYWDESGGCGKGGQNGLPVGCGGPSLRIRNVVVGGESA